One Cedecea neteri DNA segment encodes these proteins:
- a CDS encoding VirK/YbjX family protein, whose protein sequence is MSQIAAAHVTETLPQTGWKLFLSLATGEWQPGASWGKKAYRRKFILRSLAMPVYTASLMKNLASQPHLANMLNAQPGLPCRLHRPYLAMPLKRKDTRDTIAYHYQKIAEKMPKKLLNGHFSTEGYRLASLVGKNNELMFIDLTSHDIEGKEGEAFLNFCNEEGVPLARITFTLNQFEGKNTFFIGCLQGAKPWVPHEAIQAATKACHGLFPKRILLEVACELAKLFDAERILAVGNSTHIYRSWRYEKKKKDSLHADYDSFWQSMSGEPRADGLFALPSSVERKPLEDIASKKRAEYRRRYELLDGMMNSINSHF, encoded by the coding sequence ATGTCCCAGATCGCTGCCGCGCATGTTACCGAAACCCTGCCTCAAACAGGCTGGAAACTCTTCCTTTCCCTCGCGACGGGGGAGTGGCAGCCGGGAGCATCCTGGGGCAAGAAGGCTTACCGCCGCAAGTTTATTTTACGCTCGCTGGCGATGCCGGTGTATACCGCCAGCCTGATGAAAAACCTGGCAAGCCAGCCACATCTTGCCAACATGCTGAACGCTCAACCGGGTCTGCCATGCCGACTGCATCGCCCTTACCTTGCGATGCCGCTGAAACGTAAGGATACGCGGGATACTATCGCTTACCACTACCAGAAAATTGCCGAGAAAATGCCGAAAAAGTTGCTTAACGGGCATTTCTCTACCGAAGGTTACCGTCTGGCCTCGCTGGTAGGTAAAAACAACGAGTTGATGTTTATCGATCTCACCTCGCACGATATAGAAGGTAAAGAAGGTGAAGCCTTCCTTAATTTCTGTAATGAAGAGGGCGTTCCCCTGGCGCGCATAACCTTCACGCTCAACCAGTTCGAAGGTAAGAACACTTTCTTTATTGGCTGCCTGCAGGGCGCAAAACCCTGGGTGCCTCATGAAGCTATACAGGCTGCAACTAAAGCCTGCCACGGATTGTTCCCTAAACGCATACTGCTTGAGGTTGCGTGTGAACTGGCAAAACTTTTCGACGCAGAGCGCATTCTGGCCGTAGGCAACAGCACGCATATTTACCGTTCATGGCGCTACGAGAAGAAGAAAAAAGACAGTCTACATGCAGACTATGACAGTTTCTGGCAGTCCATGAGCGGCGAACCTCGCGCCGATGGCCTGTTTGCCTTACCGTCCAGCGTGGAACGCAAACCGCTGGAAGATATTGCCAGCAAAAAACGTGCGGAGTATCGTCGCCGCTATGAACTGCTCGACGGTATGATGAACAGCATCAACAGTCATTTCTAA